One genomic region from Sphingobacterium sp. UGAL515B_05 encodes:
- a CDS encoding aconitate hydratase codes for MAFDIDMIKKVYSQYDERITAARQVVNKPLTLSEKILYAHLWDGNATEDYKRGVSYVDFAPDRVAMQDATAQMALLQFMQAGRPKVAVPSTVHCDHLIQAKEGADKDLARAKNESSEVFNFLSSVSNKYGIGFWKPGAGIIHQVVLENYAFPGGMMIGTDSHTVNAGGLGMVAIGVGGADACDVMAGLPWELKFPKLIGVKLTGKLSGWAAAKDVILKVAGILTVKGGTGAIVEYFGEGAESLSCTGKGTICNMGAEIGATTSTFGYDESMERYLRATGRAEVADAANVIREHLTADAEVYANPEQYFDQLIEINLSELEPSLNGPFTPDLYTPVSRMREEAEKNGWPLQVEWGLIGSCTNSSYEDLSRAASIAKQAVDKGLITKAEFGINPGSEQVRFTADRDGLLKTFEDLNATIFTNACGPCIGMWDRVGADKQEKNTIVHSFNRNFAKRADGNPNTYAFVASPELVAAIAISGDLGFNPVTDTLINNKGEQVKLDPPVGDELPTKGFAVDDPGYQAPAADGSSVVVDVAPTSDRLQLLEPFAPWEGTDLKGLKLLIKAKGKCTTDHISMAGPWLKYRGHLDNISNNMLIGALNFFNEKTDSVKNQLTGEYGPVPATQRDYKAHGIGSIVVGDENYGEGSSREHAAMEPRHLGVRAVLVKSFARIHETNLKKQGMLGLTFADKDDYNKIQENDTIDIIGLTTFAPGKPLTLVLHHADGTQEEILANHTYNAQQIEWFKAGGALNIIRKNQG; via the coding sequence ATGGCTTTTGATATAGATATGATTAAAAAGGTCTATAGCCAATATGACGAGCGCATTACTGCGGCTCGTCAAGTGGTTAACAAACCTTTGACTTTATCTGAGAAAATTTTGTATGCCCACCTTTGGGATGGCAATGCTACTGAAGATTACAAACGTGGCGTTTCTTACGTCGACTTTGCTCCAGATCGCGTTGCTATGCAAGATGCAACTGCACAGATGGCATTATTGCAATTTATGCAAGCTGGGCGTCCAAAGGTGGCAGTTCCTTCTACTGTACACTGTGATCACTTGATTCAGGCGAAAGAAGGAGCAGACAAAGATTTAGCACGAGCTAAAAACGAAAGCTCTGAAGTATTTAACTTTTTGAGTTCTGTGTCCAATAAGTATGGTATCGGTTTCTGGAAACCTGGAGCAGGTATTATTCACCAGGTTGTTTTGGAAAACTATGCTTTTCCAGGCGGTATGATGATTGGTACAGACTCGCATACGGTGAACGCCGGCGGTTTAGGTATGGTTGCGATCGGTGTGGGTGGTGCTGATGCTTGTGATGTCATGGCAGGTTTGCCTTGGGAGCTTAAATTTCCTAAGCTGATCGGTGTAAAATTGACAGGTAAGCTCAGCGGATGGGCTGCAGCAAAAGACGTGATCTTGAAAGTTGCAGGTATCTTGACTGTAAAAGGCGGAACAGGTGCTATCGTTGAATATTTTGGCGAAGGTGCGGAATCTTTATCTTGTACAGGAAAAGGAACAATCTGTAACATGGGCGCTGAAATTGGCGCGACAACCTCAACTTTCGGGTACGACGAATCCATGGAGCGTTATTTACGTGCTACCGGTCGTGCCGAAGTGGCGGATGCGGCAAATGTGATTAGAGAGCACTTGACAGCGGATGCCGAAGTTTATGCTAATCCTGAGCAGTATTTCGATCAGTTAATAGAAATCAATCTATCTGAGCTGGAGCCTTCTCTAAATGGTCCTTTTACACCAGATTTGTATACACCAGTTTCACGCATGCGCGAAGAAGCTGAAAAGAATGGCTGGCCATTGCAAGTGGAATGGGGATTGATCGGTTCGTGTACAAACTCTTCTTATGAAGATTTATCCCGTGCTGCCTCCATTGCAAAACAAGCAGTTGATAAAGGATTGATTACAAAAGCTGAATTTGGTATTAACCCAGGGTCAGAGCAAGTACGTTTTACGGCTGATCGTGATGGTTTGCTGAAAACTTTTGAAGACCTCAATGCGACAATTTTTACCAATGCATGTGGTCCTTGTATCGGTATGTGGGATCGTGTAGGAGCCGATAAACAAGAGAAAAATACAATCGTTCATTCTTTCAATCGTAACTTCGCAAAACGTGCAGATGGCAATCCAAATACTTATGCATTTGTTGCATCGCCAGAATTGGTAGCTGCAATCGCGATTTCTGGTGATTTGGGCTTCAATCCGGTAACTGATACCTTGATAAACAATAAAGGCGAACAAGTGAAGCTAGATCCACCTGTAGGGGATGAGTTGCCAACGAAAGGCTTTGCGGTAGATGATCCTGGATATCAGGCGCCTGCGGCTGATGGTAGTTCGGTGGTGGTTGATGTAGCTCCTACTTCTGATCGTCTTCAATTGTTGGAGCCTTTTGCGCCATGGGAAGGTACGGATTTGAAAGGATTGAAATTATTGATTAAGGCAAAAGGTAAATGTACTACTGACCATATTTCAATGGCCGGTCCTTGGTTGAAATACCGTGGTCACTTAGATAATATTTCAAACAACATGTTGATCGGTGCTTTGAATTTCTTCAACGAAAAGACTGATAGCGTTAAAAATCAACTCACAGGCGAATATGGTCCTGTTCCTGCAACACAGCGGGACTATAAAGCACACGGTATTGGTTCAATTGTAGTCGGTGATGAAAACTACGGTGAAGGTTCTTCCCGCGAGCATGCTGCGATGGAACCTCGTCATTTGGGTGTTCGTGCTGTTTTAGTTAAGTCTTTTGCACGTATTCACGAAACGAACTTGAAAAAACAAGGTATGTTGGGATTAACTTTTGCAGACAAAGACGATTATAACAAGATTCAGGAAAATGATACCATTGATATTATCGGCTTGACAACATTTGCACCAGGTAAACCTTTAACACTTGTATTGCATCATGCAGACGGAACGCAAGAAGAGATTTTGGCGAACCATACCTACAATGCGCAACAAATTGAATGGTTTAAAGCTGGTGGGGCTTTGAATATCATTCGTAAAAATCAAGGGTAA
- a CDS encoding MBL fold metallo-hydrolase has protein sequence MKLHAIETGFFKLDGGAMFGVVPKSIWNKTNPADSNNMCTWGNRLLLIEDSNRLMLVDTGLGDKQNEKFFSYYYLHGDATLDKSLKDIGFDRNDITDVILTHLHFDHCGGAIVREGEQLVPAFKNAHFWSNSDHWSWATDPNPREKASFLKENILPIQESGQLKFVEDHQNPFGNNIAIRYAHGHTEAMMLPQIQYKGKTILYMADLLPSVGHIPIPYVMGYDVRPLVTMEERNSYWNEIVDNEYILFFEHDPIHECCTLQRTEKGIRVKDIFKLGEI, from the coding sequence ATGAAATTACATGCTATAGAAACGGGATTTTTTAAACTCGATGGCGGTGCAATGTTTGGCGTTGTTCCAAAGAGTATCTGGAACAAAACAAACCCAGCCGACTCAAACAATATGTGTACCTGGGGAAACCGCCTGCTCCTCATCGAGGACAGTAATCGATTAATGCTGGTCGATACAGGACTGGGAGATAAACAAAATGAAAAATTCTTCAGCTATTATTATCTTCACGGCGATGCAACGCTGGATAAATCATTAAAAGATATTGGATTTGACAGGAACGATATCACCGATGTCATCCTTACACACCTGCACTTTGACCATTGCGGCGGCGCTATAGTCCGCGAAGGTGAACAGCTGGTTCCGGCTTTTAAAAATGCTCATTTTTGGAGCAATAGTGACCATTGGTCTTGGGCGACCGATCCTAACCCGCGCGAAAAAGCATCTTTCTTAAAAGAGAACATTTTACCGATACAGGAAAGTGGACAATTAAAATTTGTCGAAGATCATCAGAATCCTTTTGGAAACAATATCGCTATCCGTTATGCACACGGCCATACAGAGGCTATGATGTTGCCACAGATACAGTATAAAGGCAAAACAATCCTCTATATGGCGGATCTATTACCTTCGGTGGGACATATTCCCATTCCTTATGTTATGGGTTATGATGTCAGACCCCTCGTGACCATGGAGGAACGTAACAGCTATTGGAATGAGATCGTCGATAATGAATACATCTTATTTTTCGAACACGATCCCATACATGAATGCTGTACACTTCAACGTACTGAAAAAGGTATCCGCGTAAAGGACATTTTCAAATTGGGCGAGATTTAG
- the pckA gene encoding phosphoenolpyruvate carboxykinase (ATP): MKKGNIGNAPDLKYLKIDSTKNVFYQLPVSELVEHALANHEGRLSDTGALAADTGKFTGRSPKDRFLVEDSLTKDSVWWGEINQRMSPANFEALFSKVAAHLSDKIIYVRDCAAGADPAYQIDLRVVTETAYQSIFANNLFLRPEPNMDAQPAWSILAAPTLLIEEPHQYGIINENFVAIDFTKKIVLIAGTGYTGEIKKSIFSILNFILPFQHNVLSMHCSANTSKEGETALFFGLSGTGKTTLSADRNRKLIGDDEHGWSEKGIFNFEGGCYAKCVGLSEDKEPEIFHAIRFGSLLENVVLDEFDRPDYNDISKTENTRVSYPIDFMENAEMSGIGREPENIFFLTADAFGVLPPISLLTTDQAVYHFVSGYTAKVAGTEVGVKEPTAAFSTCFGQAFLPLHPSKYAALLRSKLEQNRNIKVWLVNTGWIAGPYGIGRRIKLNYTRSLIRAAMDGSLLESHFNKHNIFGLEYPTSCGEHVPAQILDARGLWNNDEAYDMQAKRLAKLFISNFEKFNNEMPASVHAAGPKIETTVLVS; the protein is encoded by the coding sequence ATGAAAAAGGGTAACATTGGAAACGCGCCTGATTTGAAATATTTAAAAATTGATAGTACAAAAAATGTATTTTATCAATTGCCTGTTTCTGAATTGGTCGAACATGCCTTAGCAAATCACGAAGGTCGACTTTCTGATACGGGAGCACTCGCTGCTGATACGGGAAAATTTACTGGGAGATCGCCAAAAGATCGGTTTCTGGTCGAAGATTCTTTAACAAAAGATAGCGTTTGGTGGGGAGAAATCAATCAACGGATGTCTCCGGCTAATTTTGAAGCACTATTTTCGAAAGTAGCTGCTCACTTAAGTGATAAAATCATCTATGTAAGAGATTGTGCTGCAGGGGCTGATCCAGCTTATCAAATAGATTTGCGTGTTGTTACGGAGACAGCTTATCAAAGTATATTTGCCAATAACCTGTTTCTGCGGCCGGAACCAAATATGGATGCTCAGCCTGCTTGGTCGATTTTAGCTGCCCCGACGCTGCTTATCGAAGAGCCGCATCAATATGGCATTATCAACGAAAATTTTGTCGCGATTGATTTTACAAAAAAGATAGTACTGATTGCAGGGACCGGTTATACAGGGGAGATTAAAAAGAGCATTTTCTCAATATTGAACTTTATTTTGCCATTCCAGCATAATGTGCTTTCTATGCACTGCTCGGCGAATACTTCGAAAGAAGGGGAGACCGCTTTGTTTTTTGGACTTTCGGGTACAGGGAAGACTACCTTGTCAGCTGATAGAAATAGAAAGTTGATCGGTGATGACGAGCATGGATGGAGCGAAAAGGGAATATTCAATTTCGAAGGTGGCTGTTATGCCAAATGTGTAGGTTTGTCGGAGGACAAAGAGCCTGAGATTTTTCACGCAATTCGTTTTGGGTCTTTGCTTGAAAATGTTGTTTTGGATGAATTTGATCGACCTGATTATAACGATATTAGCAAAACGGAAAATACCCGCGTATCCTATCCAATAGATTTCATGGAAAATGCCGAAATGAGCGGTATTGGTCGGGAACCTGAAAATATTTTTTTCCTGACGGCAGATGCTTTTGGTGTACTTCCTCCCATTTCATTGTTGACCACAGATCAGGCGGTATATCATTTCGTTAGTGGTTATACAGCGAAGGTTGCGGGTACAGAGGTAGGGGTGAAAGAGCCTACTGCTGCATTTTCAACCTGTTTTGGACAGGCATTTTTGCCGCTGCATCCTTCAAAATATGCGGCCTTGCTACGTTCAAAACTAGAGCAAAATCGCAACATCAAAGTTTGGTTAGTGAACACGGGCTGGATTGCAGGTCCTTACGGAATAGGCCGACGTATTAAGCTAAATTATACGCGATCGCTAATTCGAGCAGCAATGGATGGCTCACTGCTGGAGTCTCACTTCAACAAGCACAATATTTTTGGACTGGAGTATCCGACGAGCTGTGGCGAGCATGTTCCCGCACAAATTTTAGATGCGCGAGGCTTATGGAACAATGACGAGGCTTATGACATGCAGGCAAAACGCCTGGCGAAACTGTTTATTTCGAATTTTGAAAAATTCAATAATGAAATGCCAGCCTCGGTGCATGCAGCAGGACCTAAAATAGAAACTACAGTTCTGGTGTCCTAA
- the ppk2 gene encoding polyphosphate kinase 2, with translation MAEYDLNELQKIHENKDVLNYLEQHGILEIKKFNDVYDYEKELYELQVKLLKLQYEIIEKGKRVLIIFEGRDAAGKGGTIGRMTQYLNPKKVRVVALPKPTEEEAGQWYFQRYIKQLPNAGEIVIFDRSWYNRAVVEPVFGFCSKEQHELFMNQVPEFEKQLIDDGIILIKLFLNVSKEEQAERLKERKEDILKQWKIGVLDQQAQEKWDVYTGYIENLFKKTSTKKSPWLEITKDNKKKARLASFKLIINALVGSEQEKIDSFVTKHD, from the coding sequence ATGGCAGAATACGATTTAAATGAACTTCAGAAGATCCACGAAAACAAAGATGTTTTAAACTATCTGGAACAACATGGCATTCTGGAAATAAAAAAATTCAATGATGTTTACGATTATGAGAAAGAACTTTACGAGCTTCAAGTCAAGCTCTTAAAGCTTCAATATGAAATCATTGAAAAAGGAAAACGGGTCCTTATTATTTTTGAAGGTAGGGACGCTGCGGGTAAAGGTGGTACAATAGGCCGTATGACCCAATATCTAAATCCCAAAAAGGTACGTGTCGTTGCATTGCCCAAACCAACCGAAGAGGAAGCCGGCCAATGGTATTTTCAACGATATATCAAACAGCTCCCTAATGCCGGCGAAATTGTGATTTTTGACCGTAGCTGGTATAACAGAGCTGTTGTTGAACCTGTATTTGGATTTTGCTCCAAGGAGCAACATGAGCTGTTTATGAACCAGGTCCCTGAATTTGAGAAGCAGCTAATCGACGATGGCATCATCCTTATCAAATTATTCCTGAACGTCAGCAAAGAAGAGCAAGCCGAAAGGTTAAAAGAGCGAAAAGAAGATATCCTAAAACAATGGAAAATTGGTGTGCTAGACCAGCAGGCCCAGGAGAAATGGGATGTATATACGGGCTATATTGAGAATTTATTTAAAAAGACAAGCACCAAAAAATCGCCTTGGCTAGAAATCACGAAAGATAACAAGAAAAAGGCTCGCCTGGCGTCCTTCAAACTAATTATCAATGCTCTTGTTGGAAGTGAACAGGAAAAAATAGATTCTTTCGTCACAAAACACGATTAA
- the smc gene encoding chromosome segregation protein SMC produces MQLTKLEIKGFKSFGDKITINFNDGVTAIVGPNGCGKSNVVDAIRWVLGEQSTKMLRSDKMENIIFNGTKNRKPANLAEVSLTFNNNNNILPTEFSTVTVTRKLFRNGDSEYRLNDVKCRLKDITDLFLDTGVGADSYSIIELKMIDEIINNKDNSRRNLFEEASGISKYKVRKKQTLAKLRDTEADLSRVDDLLYEITKNLKSLENQAKKAEKYTSLKAEYRQSSIDLAYYKIADFSTELERLQTQESKVQKDSVNAQQNILRAENELQILRQTNLEQEKNLSVQQKTTQEFVNKIRGYESEKKIKNEKVKNLQDKENRLSLDINSDKQQLNHVLYTIKRLNEELFDEQNKLDSLKTNLESNKSEVDELRGQQQSAKGKLDIFNKSNAELQAKIYKLEKDLAVFTIQKEALLQESVRNSVDTEAKEAELQQFNSSVMELEGRVEAQQLQYDSANQQEEELQEQINQCQANLEEFKAQLAKDLRLLDAKQNEYNLTKSLVDNLEGFPDSIRFLKKNAGWKKQPPLLSDVLFCQEDYRVAIENYLEPIMNHYVVETQQDAVQAIQLLSDAAKGRANFFVLDAIVDSPSAAPAPNDNLMSALDVINVDEKYKALCTMLLQQVFILKHENEKELDEKLPALGQVILQKNGRYSKHHLGLSGGSVGLFEGKRIGRAKNLEVLSQEIKTLNQEIAKLEDKITAETARLDTLRGNSQKELIDELRFQLNRLNNELITVKTKQEQYQAFINNSQARKKDIQEKIEGIESDLKIAEPQLQELRLEKEQSIAELSTLQDQFHEISEVLNEKSTAYNQENIAYHQQLNKVSNITKDLEFRETQKDDHEIRVERNSAELVEVQEALRTTIPFEDEEDQDLIAMYEQKIALEDGLKELEDGYYADKQKINNLEDALTQQRRSKEQSDFLVSEIKDKKTGLQIDLNALKERLSVEFNVELKDLIDREDVPEITEDQATLTTKCSKLKKQLDEFGTINLMAKEAFDEMNERYDFINKEKADLIEAKGSLMATIKEIDDTAQVQFMFTFDAVRNNFVKVFRSLFNEEDSCDLVLTDPSNPLDSDIDIIARPKGKRPLSINQLSGGEKTLTSTALLFSLYLSKPAPFCIFDEVDAPLDDTNIDKFNNIIRDFSKNSQFIVVSHNKKTIASTDIIYGVTMVEQGVSRVVAVDLREVA; encoded by the coding sequence ATGCAGTTAACCAAACTAGAAATTAAAGGATTTAAAAGTTTCGGAGACAAGATCACGATCAACTTCAATGATGGTGTCACAGCTATTGTCGGTCCCAATGGATGCGGGAAGTCCAATGTGGTCGACGCTATACGCTGGGTACTGGGGGAACAAAGCACAAAGATGCTTCGCTCCGATAAAATGGAAAATATTATCTTCAATGGAACGAAAAATAGAAAGCCGGCAAACCTTGCAGAGGTTTCGCTGACCTTCAACAACAACAATAATATTTTACCAACGGAATTCTCTACAGTGACCGTCACCCGTAAGCTGTTTCGCAACGGCGATAGTGAATATCGATTAAATGATGTCAAATGTCGTTTAAAAGATATCACGGATCTGTTTTTGGATACTGGGGTTGGTGCCGACAGTTATTCGATCATCGAATTGAAAATGATTGATGAAATTATCAACAACAAAGATAATTCACGCCGCAACCTCTTTGAAGAAGCTTCCGGAATCTCTAAGTATAAAGTTCGTAAAAAACAAACTTTAGCAAAGCTGAGAGATACTGAAGCCGATCTTTCCCGTGTGGATGACTTGCTTTACGAAATCACAAAGAATCTCAAATCATTAGAAAATCAAGCTAAAAAAGCGGAGAAATATACCTCCCTTAAAGCGGAATACCGCCAAAGCAGTATAGATTTGGCTTATTATAAAATTGCTGATTTTTCGACCGAATTAGAAAGACTCCAAACACAAGAATCCAAGGTTCAAAAGGATTCCGTCAATGCACAGCAAAATATCCTGAGAGCGGAAAATGAACTCCAAATACTCCGCCAGACAAATTTGGAACAGGAAAAAAACCTTTCGGTACAGCAAAAAACAACACAGGAATTTGTCAATAAAATCCGAGGTTATGAATCGGAAAAGAAGATCAAAAACGAAAAAGTCAAAAATCTTCAAGATAAAGAAAATCGACTGAGCCTCGATATCAACAGCGACAAACAACAGCTTAATCACGTCCTCTATACCATCAAACGATTGAATGAGGAATTGTTTGATGAGCAAAATAAACTCGATTCGTTAAAAACAAATCTTGAATCAAATAAATCCGAAGTCGACGAATTGAGAGGACAGCAACAGTCTGCAAAGGGAAAGCTCGATATTTTTAATAAGAGCAATGCTGAATTACAGGCAAAAATATACAAATTAGAAAAAGATCTTGCGGTATTCACCATTCAGAAAGAAGCTCTGCTGCAAGAATCTGTTCGCAATAGTGTAGATACAGAAGCAAAAGAAGCCGAATTGCAGCAATTCAATTCCTCTGTTATGGAATTGGAGGGCCGTGTAGAAGCACAGCAGCTACAGTACGATTCAGCAAACCAGCAGGAAGAAGAGCTCCAAGAACAGATTAATCAGTGCCAGGCAAACCTCGAGGAATTTAAGGCCCAGCTTGCCAAAGATCTCCGCCTGTTAGATGCTAAACAAAACGAATACAACCTCACAAAATCCCTTGTTGATAATTTAGAAGGTTTCCCCGATTCCATTCGCTTCCTCAAGAAAAATGCAGGCTGGAAAAAGCAGCCCCCACTCCTATCAGATGTCCTTTTCTGTCAGGAAGATTACCGTGTGGCTATTGAGAACTACCTAGAGCCCATTATGAACCATTATGTTGTCGAAACACAACAAGATGCTGTTCAGGCTATCCAACTATTAAGCGATGCAGCAAAAGGAAGAGCTAATTTCTTTGTTTTAGATGCCATAGTAGATTCCCCAAGCGCTGCCCCTGCACCAAATGACAATTTGATGTCTGCGTTAGATGTGATTAACGTAGACGAAAAGTACAAGGCTTTATGTACGATGCTGCTCCAGCAGGTCTTCATCCTTAAACATGAAAATGAAAAGGAGCTGGATGAAAAGCTACCTGCTCTAGGACAGGTGATTCTACAAAAAAATGGACGTTATTCGAAACATCATTTGGGTCTATCGGGTGGTTCTGTGGGATTATTTGAGGGCAAACGTATCGGAAGAGCGAAAAACCTGGAAGTGCTATCCCAAGAGATCAAAACCTTAAATCAGGAAATAGCAAAACTTGAAGATAAAATAACGGCCGAGACAGCTCGTTTGGATACTCTGCGGGGAAATTCACAGAAAGAGTTAATCGATGAGCTGCGCTTTCAGCTTAATAGACTGAATAATGAATTAATTACCGTCAAAACAAAGCAAGAGCAATATCAAGCCTTCATCAATAACTCCCAGGCCCGTAAAAAAGATATTCAGGAGAAAATTGAAGGTATAGAATCGGATTTAAAAATTGCGGAGCCACAGCTTCAGGAGCTTCGTCTGGAAAAAGAACAAAGTATCGCCGAATTATCGACTTTACAAGATCAGTTCCATGAAATATCTGAGGTACTTAACGAAAAATCGACCGCATACAATCAAGAGAATATCGCTTACCATCAACAGTTAAACAAAGTTTCCAATATCACAAAAGATCTCGAATTTAGAGAGACGCAGAAAGATGACCACGAAATCCGTGTGGAGCGAAACAGTGCAGAATTAGTTGAAGTGCAGGAAGCTTTAAGAACAACCATTCCGTTTGAAGATGAAGAAGATCAGGATCTTATTGCCATGTATGAGCAGAAGATTGCCTTGGAAGATGGTCTCAAAGAATTGGAAGACGGCTACTATGCAGATAAGCAGAAAATAAATAACCTCGAAGATGCTCTAACACAGCAGCGTCGTTCAAAAGAACAGAGTGACTTTCTTGTTTCAGAGATCAAAGATAAAAAAACGGGTCTTCAGATCGACCTCAATGCCTTGAAAGAACGTCTTTCTGTTGAATTCAACGTTGAACTGAAAGACCTGATTGACCGTGAAGATGTGCCTGAGATCACAGAGGATCAGGCAACATTGACAACCAAATGCAGCAAACTCAAGAAACAGCTTGATGAATTTGGAACGATCAATCTAATGGCAAAAGAGGCTTTTGACGAGATGAATGAACGCTATGATTTCATTAACAAAGAGAAAGCTGATTTAATCGAAGCAAAAGGCTCGTTGATGGCAACAATAAAAGAAATTGACGATACCGCTCAAGTTCAGTTCATGTTTACATTCGATGCCGTAAGGAATAACTTCGTCAAGGTATTCCGTTCGCTATTTAACGAAGAAGACAGCTGCGACCTGGTGCTCACAGACCCAAGCAATCCGCTGGATTCAGACATTGACATTATTGCAAGGCCGAAAGGGAAAAGACCGCTGTCTATCAATCAGCTTTCGGGGGGTGAAAAGACCTTGACTTCAACAGCCTTGTTATTCTCACTCTATCTTTCTAAACCGGCACCTTTTTGTATATTCGATGAGGTGGACGCTCCGTTGGATGATACTAATATTGATAAATTCAATAATATTATCCGGGATTTTTCCAAGAATTCACAATTTATCGTGGTCTCACACAATAAAAAAACGATAGCAAGTACAGACATCATCTATGGAGTAACCATGGTTGAACAAGGTGTATCCCGTGTAGTTGCAGTAGATCTAAGAGAAGTTGCTTAG